A window of the Pungitius pungitius chromosome 3, fPunPun2.1, whole genome shotgun sequence genome harbors these coding sequences:
- the klc3 gene encoding kinesin light chain 3 isoform X1, with the protein MKQQVSCCNRRILVFAAMSAEEILCNTQQVIAGLEALRGENRSLLENLQEEMESGSVEQEKSGIVRQSLERIELGLSEAKVMMALSAHLGSLEAEKQKLRAQVRRLCQENQWLRDELAGAQQRLQDREQVVVTLEEQNRHLQFMSSIRKYDLEEPQLQDKETSSTKESLDDLFPTEDEEPSQMSQPHHSSAAAAAQQGGYEIPARLRTLHNLVIQYASQGRYEVAVPLCKQALEDLEKSSGHTHPDVATMLNILALVYRDQNKYKEAANLLNDALAIREKTLGMDHPAVAATLNNLAVLYGKRGKYKEAEPLCKRALEIREKVLGTDHPDVAKQLNNLALLCQNQGKYQEVEQYYERALDIYQSKLGPDDANVAKTKNNLASCYLKQGKYRQAEALYKEILTRAHEKEFGSVEGDGRPSWSSAEDSGSGQDGPGNLKRSGSFTKLRESIRRSSEKLVRKLKGVGMEETTPRNAGMKRAKSLNVLNVGAIESPDGAQQSSCLTDVRGLSSSTQSLTRRGSLGGSS; encoded by the exons ATGAAGCAGCAG GTCAGTTGCTGTAACAGGAGGATCCTCGTATTCGCAGCCATGTCGGCGGAGGAGATTCTGTGCAACACTCAGCAGGTGATCGCCGGCCTGGAGGCGCTGAGAGGAGAGAACCGCAGTCTGCTGGAGAACCtacaggaggagatggagagcggCAGCGTGGAGCAGGAGAAAAGTGGCATCGTCCGCCAATCACTGGAGAGGATAGAGCTGGGCCTGAGCGAGGCAAAG GTGATGATGGCGTTGTCGGCTCATCTGGGTTCTCTGGAGGCAGAGAAACAGAAGCTACGTGCTCAG GTGCGGCGTCTCTGTCAGGAGAACCAGTGGCTGAGGGACGAGCTGGCCGGTGCTCAGCAGCGGCTGCAGGACAGAGAGCAGGTGGTGGTCACCCTCGAGGAACAGAACAGACACCTGCAGTTCATGTCCTCCATACGCAAGTACGACCTGGAGGAGCCGCAGCTG CAAGACAAAGAGACGTCTTCCACCAAAGAGTCTCTGGATGACCTTTTTCCTACTGAGGACGAAGAACCGTCGCAGA TGTCCCAGCCTCATCACAGCagcgcagcagccgccgcccaGCAGGGCGGCTACGAGATCCCCGCGCGCCTTCGCACCCTCCACAACCTGGTCATCCAGTATGCATCCCAAGGTCGATACGAGGTCGCTGTGCCACTCTGCAAACAG GCTTTGGAAGACCTGGAGAAGTCATCGGGCCACACCCACCCAGACGTAGCCACCATGCTGAACATACTGGCACTAGTGTACAG agatcaaaacaaatacaaagagGCAGCCAACCTGTTGAATGACGCGTTGGCCATCCGAGAGAAGACTCTTGGAATGGACCACCCGGCT gtggCGGCAACGCTCAACAACCTGGCAGTGCTTTATGGGAAAAGAGGGAAATACAAGGAAGCAGAGCCGCTGTGTAAAAGAGCTCTGGAGatcagagagaaa GTTCTGGGTACAGACCACCCAGATGTGGCCAAACAGCTGAACAACCTGGCTCTGCTGTGTCAGAACCAAGGGAAATACCAGGAGGTGGAGCAGTACTACGAGCGCGCTCTGGACATCTACCAGAGCAAACTGGGCCCAGACGACGCCAACGTGGCCAAGACCAAGAACAACTTG GCATCATGCTATCTGAAGCAGGGGAAGTACAGACAGGCCGAAGCCCTTTACAAAGAGATTCTGACCAGAGCCCATGAAAAGGAGTTTGGCTCTGTGGAAG GAGACGGCCGTCCCAGCTGGTCCAGTGCGGAGGACAGCGGCTCCGGACAGGATGGACCCGGTAACCTGAAGCGCAGCGGCTCTTTCACCAAACTCAGAGAGTCGATTCGTAGAAGCAGCGAGAAACTGGTCCGCAAGCTGAAAGGAGTCGGAATGGAGGAAACTACCCCGAGGAATGCTGG AATGAAGAGGGCGAAGTCTCTGAATGTGTTGAATGTGGGAGCCATTGAGAGTCCGGATGGGGCCCAG CAGTCGAGCTGTTTGACAGATGTCCGAGGCCTGAGCTCCAGCACACAGAGTTTGACCAGAAGAGGTTCACTCGGTGGTTCCAGctaa
- the ercc2 gene encoding general transcription and DNA repair factor IIH helicase subunit XPD encodes MKLNIEGLLVYFPYDYIYPEQYSYMLELKRTLDARGHGVLEMPSGTGKTISLLSLIVAYQKAFPLEVTKLIYCSRTVPEIEKVVEELRKLMEYYTKQTGESNNFMALALSSRKNLCIHPEVSALRFGKEVDGKCHTLTASYIRAQRHSDPDVPVCRFYEEFDAVGRQVPLPAGIYNLDDLKDFGRRKGWCPYYLARYSLLHANIVVYSYHYLLDPKIADLVSKELAKKSVVVFDEAHNIDNVCIDSMSVNITRRTLDRCQGNVDTLHNTIQKIKETDAEKLKMEYRRLVEGLKEANVARETDVYLANPVLPDEILKEAVPGTIRTAEHFVGFLKRFLEYLKSRLRVHHVVQESTPQFLKDIFDKVCIDRKPLRFCAERLQSLLRTLEIADIADFSAVTLISNFATLVSTYSQGFTIIIEPFEDRTPTIANPVLHFSCMDPSIAIKPVFERFQSVIITSGTLSPLDIYPRILDFRPVTMASFTMTLARTCLCPLIVGRGNDQVALSSKFETREDFAVIRNYGNLLLEMSAIVPDGIVAFFTSYVYMENIVASWYEQGILENIQRNKLIFIETPDAAETSMALEKYQEACENGRGAILLSVARGKVSEGIDFVHHFGRAVIMFGVPYVYTQSRILKARLEYLRDQFQIRENDFLTFDAMRHAAQCVGRVIRGKTDYGIMVFADKRYARADKRGKLPRWIQEHINDGSLNLTVDETVQLSKHFLRQMAQPFRQEDQLGLSLLTLEQLESEEMLKKISQIAHQT; translated from the exons ATGAA gCTCAACATCGAGGGTCTGTTGGTGTACTTCCCGTACGACTACATCTACCCGGAGCAGTACTCCTACATGCTCGAGCTGAAGAGGACTCTGGACGCCCGG GGTCATGGAGTCCTAGAGATGCCATCGGGAACCGGAAAGACaatctctctgctctctctcatTGTTGCCTACCAAAAG GCCTTTCCTTTGGAAGTGACCAAGCTGATATACTGCTCCAGAACAGTTCCAGAAATTGAGAAG GTCGTGGAGGAGCTGCGGAAGTTGATGGAGTATTATACCAAGCAAACTGGTGAGAGCAACAACTTCATGGCTCTGGCCCTCTCCTCCAGAAAAAACCTCTGCATCCACCCGGAG gTTAGCGCTCTGCGCTTCGGTAAGGAGGTTGATGGGAAGtgccacacactcacagcctCGTACATCCGTGCACAGCGCCACAGCGACCCCGACGTGCCTGTGTGTCGCTTCTATGAG GAGTTTGATGCGGTCGGCCGACAGGTGCCTCTCCCCGCTGGCATCTACAACTTGGACGACCTGAAGGACTTCGGCAGGAGGAAAGGCTGGTGTCCTTATTATCTGGCACGCTACTCG CTCCTGCATGCCAACATTGTGGTGTACAGTTACCACTACCTGCTGGACCCAAAGATCGCTGACCTGGTGTCCAAAGAGCTGGCCAAGAAGTCTGTGGTGGTGTTTGATGAGGCTCATAATATAG ACAATGTGTGCATCGACTCGATGAGTGTGAACATCACCAGACGAACCCTCGACCGCTGCCAGGGCAACGTGGACACTCTTCACAACACCATTCAAAA GATAAAGGAGACGGATGCTGAAAAACTGAAGATGGAGTACAGGCGTCTAGTAGAGGGGCTGAAGGAAGCCAATGTTGCCAGGGAAACGGACGTCTACCTCGCGAATCCAGTGTTACCGGATGAAATTCTCAAAG AGGCGGTCCCTGGTACCATTCGCACAGCAGAGCATTTTGTTGGTTTCCTGAAACGTTTCCTGGAGTATCTGAAGTCCCGTCTGAGAGTCCATCATGTTGTGCAGGAGAGTACCCCGCAGTTCCTTAAAGACATATTCGACAAAGTCTGCATCGACCGCAAGCCTCTGAG GTTCTGTGCAGAGCGCTTACAGTCGTTACTAAGAACTCTGGAGATCGCAGACATCGCAGACTTCTCAGCTGTTACCCTGATCTCTAACTTTGCCACCCTGGTCAGCACATACAGCCAAG GATTTACCATAATCATTGAGCCCTTTGAAGACAGAACTCCAACCATTGCAAACCCCGTGCTGCACTTCAG TTGTATGGACCCCTCGATTGCCATCAAACCTGTTTTTGAAAGATTTCAGTCAGTCATCATCACCTCAGGG ACTCTTTCTCCACTGGACATCTATCCCAGAATCCTTGACTTCCGCCCTGTTACCATGGCGTCCTTCACCATGACGCTGGCACGGACCTGCCTTTGTCCTCTA ATTGTTGGCAGGGGAAATGATCAGGTGGCCTTGAGCTCAAAGTTTGAGACCAGAGAAGACTTTG CTGTGATTCGTAACTATGGCAACCTGCTCCTAGAGATGTCTGCGATAGTTCCCGACGGCATCGTGGCGTTCTTCACCAGCTACGTGTACATGGAGAACATAGTGGCGTCTTGGTATGAACAG GGTATCCTGGAGAACATCCAGAGAAACAAGCTGATCTTCATCGAGACTCCGGATGCTGCAGAGACCAGCATGGCCCTGGAGAAGTACCAGGAG GCATGTGAGAACGGCAGAGGAGCCATCCTCCTGTCTGTGGCCCGGGGAAAGGTCTCTGAAGGAATAGACTTTG TGCACCATTTTGGCCGAGCGGTCATCATGTTTGGAGTTCCTTATGTTTACACCCAGAGTCGCATCCTCAAG GCTCGTCTGGAGTACCTTCGCGATCAGTTTCAGATCAGAGAGAATGACTTTCTAACATTTGACGCCATGCGTCACGCTGCCCAGTGTGTGGGCAGAGTCATCCGAGGCAAGACCGACTACGGCATCATGGTCTTTGCCGACAAG CGTTACGCCCGTGCAGACAAGCGGGGGAAGCTGCCTCGCTGGATTCAGGAACACATCAACGACGGCAGTCTGAACCTCACCGTGGACGAGACCGTGCAGCTGTCCAAGCACTTCCTGCGACAGATGGCTCAGCCTTTCAGACAG GAGGACCAGCTGGGCCTCTCTCTGTTGACTCTCGAGCAGCTGGAGTCAGAAGAGATGCTAAAGAAAATTAGTCAGATCGCTCACCAGACCTGA
- the klc3 gene encoding kinesin light chain 3 isoform X3 has protein sequence MSAEEILCNTQQVIAGLEALRGENRSLLENLQEEMESGSVEQEKSGIVRQSLERIELGLSEAKVMMALSAHLGSLEAEKQKLRAQVRRLCQENQWLRDELAGAQQRLQDREQVVVTLEEQNRHLQFMSSIRKYDLEEPQLQDKETSSTKESLDDLFPTEDEEPSQMSQPHHSSAAAAAQQGGYEIPARLRTLHNLVIQYASQGRYEVAVPLCKQALEDLEKSSGHTHPDVATMLNILALVYRDQNKYKEAANLLNDALAIREKTLGMDHPAVAATLNNLAVLYGKRGKYKEAEPLCKRALEIREKVLGTDHPDVAKQLNNLALLCQNQGKYQEVEQYYERALDIYQSKLGPDDANVAKTKNNLASCYLKQGKYRQAEALYKEILTRAHEKEFGSVEGDGRPSWSSAEDSGSGQDGPGNLKRSGSFTKLRESIRRSSEKLVRKLKGVGMEETTPRNAGMKRAKSLNVLNVGAIESPDGAQQSSCLTDVRGLSSSTQSLTRRGSLGGSS, from the exons ATGTCGGCGGAGGAGATTCTGTGCAACACTCAGCAGGTGATCGCCGGCCTGGAGGCGCTGAGAGGAGAGAACCGCAGTCTGCTGGAGAACCtacaggaggagatggagagcggCAGCGTGGAGCAGGAGAAAAGTGGCATCGTCCGCCAATCACTGGAGAGGATAGAGCTGGGCCTGAGCGAGGCAAAG GTGATGATGGCGTTGTCGGCTCATCTGGGTTCTCTGGAGGCAGAGAAACAGAAGCTACGTGCTCAG GTGCGGCGTCTCTGTCAGGAGAACCAGTGGCTGAGGGACGAGCTGGCCGGTGCTCAGCAGCGGCTGCAGGACAGAGAGCAGGTGGTGGTCACCCTCGAGGAACAGAACAGACACCTGCAGTTCATGTCCTCCATACGCAAGTACGACCTGGAGGAGCCGCAGCTG CAAGACAAAGAGACGTCTTCCACCAAAGAGTCTCTGGATGACCTTTTTCCTACTGAGGACGAAGAACCGTCGCAGA TGTCCCAGCCTCATCACAGCagcgcagcagccgccgcccaGCAGGGCGGCTACGAGATCCCCGCGCGCCTTCGCACCCTCCACAACCTGGTCATCCAGTATGCATCCCAAGGTCGATACGAGGTCGCTGTGCCACTCTGCAAACAG GCTTTGGAAGACCTGGAGAAGTCATCGGGCCACACCCACCCAGACGTAGCCACCATGCTGAACATACTGGCACTAGTGTACAG agatcaaaacaaatacaaagagGCAGCCAACCTGTTGAATGACGCGTTGGCCATCCGAGAGAAGACTCTTGGAATGGACCACCCGGCT gtggCGGCAACGCTCAACAACCTGGCAGTGCTTTATGGGAAAAGAGGGAAATACAAGGAAGCAGAGCCGCTGTGTAAAAGAGCTCTGGAGatcagagagaaa GTTCTGGGTACAGACCACCCAGATGTGGCCAAACAGCTGAACAACCTGGCTCTGCTGTGTCAGAACCAAGGGAAATACCAGGAGGTGGAGCAGTACTACGAGCGCGCTCTGGACATCTACCAGAGCAAACTGGGCCCAGACGACGCCAACGTGGCCAAGACCAAGAACAACTTG GCATCATGCTATCTGAAGCAGGGGAAGTACAGACAGGCCGAAGCCCTTTACAAAGAGATTCTGACCAGAGCCCATGAAAAGGAGTTTGGCTCTGTGGAAG GAGACGGCCGTCCCAGCTGGTCCAGTGCGGAGGACAGCGGCTCCGGACAGGATGGACCCGGTAACCTGAAGCGCAGCGGCTCTTTCACCAAACTCAGAGAGTCGATTCGTAGAAGCAGCGAGAAACTGGTCCGCAAGCTGAAAGGAGTCGGAATGGAGGAAACTACCCCGAGGAATGCTGG AATGAAGAGGGCGAAGTCTCTGAATGTGTTGAATGTGGGAGCCATTGAGAGTCCGGATGGGGCCCAG CAGTCGAGCTGTTTGACAGATGTCCGAGGCCTGAGCTCCAGCACACAGAGTTTGACCAGAAGAGGTTCACTCGGTGGTTCCAGctaa
- the klc3 gene encoding kinesin light chain 3 isoform X2 has product MKQQVSCCNRRILVFAAMSAEEILCNTQQVIAGLEALRGENRSLLENLQEEMESGSVEQEKSGIVRQSLERIELGLSEAKVMMALSAHLGSLEAEKQKLRAQVRRLCQENQWLRDELAGAQQRLQDREQVVVTLEEQNRHLQFMSSIRKYDLEEPQLQDKETSSTKESLDDLFPTEDEEPSQMSQPHHSSAAAAAQQGGYEIPARLRTLHNLVIQYASQGRYEVAVPLCKQALEDLEKSSGHTHPDVATMLNILALVYRDQNKYKEAANLLNDALAIREKTLGMDHPAVAATLNNLAVLYGKRGKYKEAEPLCKRALEIREKVLGTDHPDVAKQLNNLALLCQNQGKYQEVEQYYERALDIYQSKLGPDDANVAKTKNNLASCYLKQGKYRQAEALYKEILTRAHEKEFGSVEGDGRPSWSSAEDSGSGQDGPGNLKRSGSFTKLRESIRRSSEKLVRKLKGVGMEETTPRNAGMKRAKSLNVLNVGAIESPDGAQSSCLTDVRGLSSSTQSLTRRGSLGGSS; this is encoded by the exons ATGAAGCAGCAG GTCAGTTGCTGTAACAGGAGGATCCTCGTATTCGCAGCCATGTCGGCGGAGGAGATTCTGTGCAACACTCAGCAGGTGATCGCCGGCCTGGAGGCGCTGAGAGGAGAGAACCGCAGTCTGCTGGAGAACCtacaggaggagatggagagcggCAGCGTGGAGCAGGAGAAAAGTGGCATCGTCCGCCAATCACTGGAGAGGATAGAGCTGGGCCTGAGCGAGGCAAAG GTGATGATGGCGTTGTCGGCTCATCTGGGTTCTCTGGAGGCAGAGAAACAGAAGCTACGTGCTCAG GTGCGGCGTCTCTGTCAGGAGAACCAGTGGCTGAGGGACGAGCTGGCCGGTGCTCAGCAGCGGCTGCAGGACAGAGAGCAGGTGGTGGTCACCCTCGAGGAACAGAACAGACACCTGCAGTTCATGTCCTCCATACGCAAGTACGACCTGGAGGAGCCGCAGCTG CAAGACAAAGAGACGTCTTCCACCAAAGAGTCTCTGGATGACCTTTTTCCTACTGAGGACGAAGAACCGTCGCAGA TGTCCCAGCCTCATCACAGCagcgcagcagccgccgcccaGCAGGGCGGCTACGAGATCCCCGCGCGCCTTCGCACCCTCCACAACCTGGTCATCCAGTATGCATCCCAAGGTCGATACGAGGTCGCTGTGCCACTCTGCAAACAG GCTTTGGAAGACCTGGAGAAGTCATCGGGCCACACCCACCCAGACGTAGCCACCATGCTGAACATACTGGCACTAGTGTACAG agatcaaaacaaatacaaagagGCAGCCAACCTGTTGAATGACGCGTTGGCCATCCGAGAGAAGACTCTTGGAATGGACCACCCGGCT gtggCGGCAACGCTCAACAACCTGGCAGTGCTTTATGGGAAAAGAGGGAAATACAAGGAAGCAGAGCCGCTGTGTAAAAGAGCTCTGGAGatcagagagaaa GTTCTGGGTACAGACCACCCAGATGTGGCCAAACAGCTGAACAACCTGGCTCTGCTGTGTCAGAACCAAGGGAAATACCAGGAGGTGGAGCAGTACTACGAGCGCGCTCTGGACATCTACCAGAGCAAACTGGGCCCAGACGACGCCAACGTGGCCAAGACCAAGAACAACTTG GCATCATGCTATCTGAAGCAGGGGAAGTACAGACAGGCCGAAGCCCTTTACAAAGAGATTCTGACCAGAGCCCATGAAAAGGAGTTTGGCTCTGTGGAAG GAGACGGCCGTCCCAGCTGGTCCAGTGCGGAGGACAGCGGCTCCGGACAGGATGGACCCGGTAACCTGAAGCGCAGCGGCTCTTTCACCAAACTCAGAGAGTCGATTCGTAGAAGCAGCGAGAAACTGGTCCGCAAGCTGAAAGGAGTCGGAATGGAGGAAACTACCCCGAGGAATGCTGG AATGAAGAGGGCGAAGTCTCTGAATGTGTTGAATGTGGGAGCCATTGAGAGTCCGGATGGGGCCCAG TCGAGCTGTTTGACAGATGTCCGAGGCCTGAGCTCCAGCACACAGAGTTTGACCAGAAGAGGTTCACTCGGTGGTTCCAGctaa